The Ficedula albicollis isolate OC2 unplaced genomic scaffold, FicAlb1.5 N00209, whole genome shotgun sequence genome contains a region encoding:
- the LOC101811034 gene encoding IgGFc-binding protein-like isoform X2 yields MDGSLEKADVLRWFWTVMFWALLHASSITSETSPLHLGDEFLVAFLQNGDQRTLRSDFRLLLLTGPSPSTTATISMKRPGLRMTVQAAANQPVLVKIPPQAEMVGSQIFENAVVVKTTAAVTAVMVNDKPTAADSAVIIPVHRWGTEYHVVTPNPGPTRNAQFVVAAWDQPTSVNIHLNADVTFRGRLHRRGSTLTIPLEPFQAAQIQSAADLSGTRVVAQKPVAVFSGHTCVGRLSRCDHVVEQLHPITQWGKSFLVPPVPFQGQSNLIYITAAQPTRVTGHGEATKTTREIQPNHSLLYGTQSPQGLFITSEAGVQVFLLGSGGNSGAVNFEPFFVSIPDTTSYCNSYSVVALEGYDNRILLVAKTAEASGILLNQRPLGSVAWEKIPGTEYSWVGINLGSGFGIHRVEHETAAFGVWNVGMGQGKRYGAEGACNSDPCQQVQCRPKESCHLDKGAPTCRHDYLGTCTGSPSLKYHTFDGTSVSPRGGCRYTLARYCGADPTLEPFTVEEQRSQDHSKKPLANVYVYAYNVSIRAGEDQAVQVNNQPTNIPATLKDGKVQIFQNEGRTILQTDFGLQVTYDEDQVIMVAVPSSYFGASCGLCGNFNEDTDDEAMVPDGIPGEGGEDWAESWRDPSCQEDCGDQETAQGTEGCGIKATNNPSTTASACFHNNRSYKLHEEFWEDGSCQKRCRCEGSGTVTCKPGGCRSHEKCVTANGITRCTPNKHYTCIGTGDPHYTTFDGLRFDFQGSCIYQFAALCTPKPALVPFNVTVENNHRGSRAVSFTKTVNLEVYGSVISMSQEHPRKVKVDGAFVSLPFTHPHFSVFYRGVHGFVTTDFGVTVTFDWYSYARVLLPTTYHGAVCGLCGNANGDPDDDFVTPGGHRASHETQLGDSWKVGDVPGCSAGCGAECPVCDAVKVQPYRGDRYCGVIARADGPFRECHRAINPEPFLQDCAFDACHYKGHRDTVCQGVAAYVTACQNHGVAVETWRTAEFCTLSCPPHSHYELCGSPCQPTCHTPSVPTSCPASPCSEGCFCDTGYILSGSDCVPESECGCEYHGRYYQKSTEFYPSCRERCRCGADGTVTCQEAFCGAHEECRVEDGVLGCHPTGYGRLVVSGDPHYVTFDGRTFNVPGSCTYILARVCEPARRLVNFTVLVEHEAGSHGDPVLMKRVVVSIHGYTVTMERGRRWEVTVDLERYTLPLVTEDKNLRIGQEGNNIILHTAAGVRVLYNTATFLLITVPDVYRGRLCGLGGDYDGDPSDDFRLPSGALAGTTQEFVTSWKFPEKNRACSDGCDDGTCSRCDVANEEAYSRNGSCGIIRDAAGPFRECHPRVSPVEYFTHCVHDVCAASGDRAALCHALQAYAAACQAAGTTIRAWRTKEFCPLSCPPNSHYELCTRTCDLTCAALVGPAPCTWGCFEGCQCDEGFVFDGDTCVSPERCGCLHRGRYLKIHETVTFNNCSKECHCHPSRGLVCRDTQCPQDQVCITRDGAQVCARREGHCRVTPGATLATFDGAAGPLLASGTYKVSALCDENAPDWFKVVIEVSDCRDMNVPAATATIVFVREGVVSVNSDMEVWVNGLFTRPPTTISDSIFVASSPENVTITHWSGMSIAITRNGEATITVTSALASRLCAPCGNFNGSPRDDLKLPDGRDAQNVGEVVDMWKSRDFAGCNIYHQIRQEVDAPIYPIP; encoded by the exons ATGGATGGCAGCTTGGAAAAAGCAGATGTCCTGAGATGGTTCTGGACTGTTATGTTCTGGG ctctcctccatGCCTCCAGCATTACCTCTGAGACGTCACCACTTCACCTGGGGGATGAGTTCCTGGTGGCCTTCCTGCAGAATGGTGACCAGCGCACTCTTCGCAGCGACTtccgcctcctcctcctcactggcCCCTCCCCATCCACCACCGCCACCATCTCCATGAAGAGACCTGGATTACGGATGACAGTCCAGGCAGCTGCCAACCAACCAGTCCTGGTGAAGATCCCACCCCAAGCCGAGATGGTGGGAAGCcaaatttttgaaaatgctgtGGTGGTGAAAACCACTGCCGCCGTCACTGCAGTGATGGTCAACGACAAACCCACGGCAGCTGATTCCGCTGTCATTATTCCAGTCCATAGGTGGGGGACGGAATACCACGTGGTCACCCCCAACCCTGGCCCCACCCGCAATGCACAATTTGTGGTGGCTGCTTGGGATCAACCCACCTCAGTCAACATTCACCTCAACGCTGACGTCACCTTCCGTGGACGGCTGCACCGGCGTGGCTCCACCCTCACCATTCCGCTGGAGCCGTTCCAAGCAGCACAGATCCAGAGCGCAGCCGATCTTTCGGGAACACGGGTGGTGGCACAGAAACCGGTGGCTGTCTTCAGCGGTCACACCTGTGTGGGCAGGTTGAGCCGCTGTGATCACGTGGTGGAACAGCTCCACCCCATCACCCAGTGGGGAAAATCCTTCCTTGTGCCGCCAGTGCCCTTCCAAGGACAATCCAACCTCATCTACATCACCGCTGCCCAACCAACTCGTGTCACAGGCCATGGTGAAGCCACCAAGACCACGCGTGAGATACAACCCAACCACTCGCTGCTCTATGGCACCCAATCCCCGCAGGGCCTTTTCATCACTTCAGAGGCTGGCGTCCAGGTTTTCCTGTTGGGCAGTGGCGGGAACAGCGGTGCGGTGAACTTTGAGCCGTTTTTTGTCAGCATCCCAGACACAACCAGCTACTGCAACTCCTACAGCGTCGTTGCGCTGGAGGGATACGACAACCGCATCCTGCTGGTGGCCAAGACAGCAGAAGCTTCTGGGATACTGCTGAACCAGAGGCCGTTAGGGAGTGTGGCATGGGAGAAGATCCCTGGGACAGAATATTCATGGGTTGGGATAAATTTGGGAAGCGGATTTGGAATCCATCGTGTGGAGCATGAGACAGCAGCATTTGGGGTGTGGAACGttgggatgggacaggggaagCGCtatggagcagagggagcttGCAACAGTG ACCCGTGCCAGCAGGTGCAGTGCCGCCCTAAGGAGAGCTGTCACCTGGACAAAGGCGCGCCCACCTGCCGCCACGACTACCTAGGCACCTGCACAGGCTCTCCATCCCTGAAGTACCACACCTTTGATGGGACCTCCGTGTCCCCCCGCGGTGGCTGCAGGTATACCCTGGCCAGGTACTGTGGGGCTGACCCCACCCTGGAGCCTTTCACCGTGGAGGAGCAGCGGAGCCAGGATCACTCCAAGAAGCCGTTGGCCAATGTCTACGTCTACGCCTACAACGTCTCCATCCGCGCCGGTGAGGACCAGGCTGTCCAG GTTAACAACCAACCCACCAACATTCCTGCCACCCTGAAAGATGGAAAAGTCCAGATTTTCCAAAATGAGGGTCGGACCATCCTCCAGACGGATTTTGGGCTTCAGGTGACCTATGATGAGGACCAGGTTATAAtggtggcagtgcccagcagctaTTTTGGGGCCAGCTGTGGCCTCTGTGGCAACTTCAATGAGGATACAGATGATGAAGCCATGGTTCCCGATGGTATTCCTGGTGAAGGTGGTGAGGATTGGGCAGAAAGCTGGAGAGATCCCTCATGCCAGGAAGATTGTGGAGACCAAGAGactgcacagggcacagaggggtGTG GCATCAAGGCAACTAACAATCCCAGCACCACAGCCTCTGCTTGTTTCCACAACAATCGCTCCTACAAGCTTCATGAGGAATTTTGGGAAGATGGGAGCTGCCAGAAGCGGTGCCGCTGTGAGGGTTCAGGGACAGTGACTTGTAAGCCAGGGGGATGTAGATCCCACGAGAAGTGTGTCACGGCTAATGGCATCACCAGGTGTACACCCAACAAGCACTACACCTGCATCGGGACAGGTGACCCACACTACACCACCTTTGACGGGCTGAGGTTTGACTTCCAAGGCTCCTGCATCTACCAGTTCGCTGCTCTCTGCACCCCCAAGCCCGCCCTGGTCCCCTTCAATGTCACCGTGGAAAACAACCACCGCGGCAGCCGTGCCGTGTCCTTCACCAAGACTGTCAACCTGGAGGTCTATGGCAGCGTCATCAGCATGAGCCAGGAGCACCCACGCAAGGTCAAG gTGGACGGTGCCTTTGTGTCCCTTCCCTTCACCCACCCccacttttctgtgttttaccGTGGTGTCCATGGCTTTGTCACCACCGACTttggtgtcactgtcacctttGACTGGTACAGCTACGCCCGTGTCCTCCTTCCCACCACCTACCACGGTGCCGTTTGTGGCCTCTGCGGCAACGCCAATGGTGACCCCGACGATGACTTTGTCACCCCTGGTGGCCACCGCGCCTCCCATGAGACCCAGCTGGGTGACAGCTGGAAAGTGGGGGATGTCCCCGGGTGCTCGGCTGGTTGTGGCGCAGAGTGCCCGGTGTGCGACGCGGTCAAGGTGCAGCCATACCGTGGGGACAGGTACTGTGGGGTTATCGCCCGAGCAGACGGACCCTTCCGAGAGTGTCACCGTGCCATCAACCCGGAGCCGTTCCTGCAGGACTGTGCTTTCGACGCCTGTCACTACAAGGGGCACCGTGACACGGTGTGTCAGGGTGTCGCTGCCTATGTCACTGCCTGCCAGAATCATGGGGTGGCCGTGGAGACGTGGAGAACAGCAGAGTTCTGCA CTCTTTCCTGCCCCCCTCACTCCCACTATGAACTCTGTGGGAGCCCATGCCAGCCCACCTGCCACACTCCCTCCGTCCCCACCTCCTGTCCTGCATCTCCTTGCTCCGAGGGCTGTTTCTGCGACACGGGATATATCCTCAGTGGTTCCGACTGCGTCCCCGAGTCTGAGTGTGGCTGTGAGTACCATGGTCGCTACTACCAGAAGAGCACAGAGTTTTACCCCTCGTGCCGAGAACGCTGCCGCTGCGGTGCTGATGGCACAGTGACCTGCCAGGAGGCGTTCTGTGGCGCCCACGAGGAGTGCCGAGTGGAAGATGGGGTGTTGGGATGTCACCCCACTGGTTATGGTCGGTTGGTTGTGTCAGGAGACCCCCACTATGTCACCTTTGATGGACGCACCTTCAACGTCCCGGGATCCTGCACCTACATCCTGGCACGAGTTTGTGAGCCGGCAAGACGGTTGGTCAACTTCACGGTGTTGGTGGAGCATGAGGCAGGCAGTCACGGTGACCCAGTGCTGATGAAGAGGGTGGTGGTATCCATCCACGGGTACACGGTCACCATGGAGCGGGGACGGAGGTGGGAGGTGACG GTGGACTTGGAGCGCTACACCCTCCCACTGGTGACAGAGGACAAGAACCTCCGCATTGGCCAAGAGGGGAATAACATCATCCTCCACACTGCTGCAGGAGTCCGCGTCCTCTACAACACAGCCACCTTCCTGCTCATCACTGTCCCTGACGTCTACCGCGGCCGGCTGTGCGGCTTGGGCGGTGACTATGACGGGGACCCCAGCGATGACTTCCGTCTGCCCAGTGGGGCACTGGCAGGAACTACCCAGGAATTTGTCACCTCTTGGAAGTTTCCAGAGAAGAACAGAGCATGCAGTGACGGCTGCGACGACGGCACGTGCAGCAGGTGTGATGTTGCCAACGAGGAGGCATACAGCAGGAACGGATCCTGCGGGATCATCCGTGACGCAGCAGGGCCATTCCGGGAGTGCCACCCGCGCGTCAGCCCTGTGGAATATTTCACCCACTGCGTCCATGACGTTTGTGCTGCCAGTGGGGACCGCGCTGCTTTGTGCCACGCGCTGCAGGCCTACGCCGCCGCTTGCCAAGCCGCTGGCACAACCATCAGAGCATGGAGGACAAAGGAGTTCTGCC ccctgtcctgccccccaAACAGCCACTACGAGCTCTGCACTCGCACCTGTGACCTCACCTGTGCCGCCCTCGTGGGCCCCGCCCCCTGCACCTGGGGGTGCTTTGAGGGGTGTCAGTGTGACGAGGGGTTTGTCTTCGACGGGGACACCTGCGTGTCACCTGAGCGCTGCGGCTGCCTCCACAGGGGACGATACCTCAAG ATACATGAGACTGTCACCTTCAACAACTGCTCCAAGGAATGCCACTGTCACCCATCACGGGGACTGGTGTGCCGGGACAcacagtgtccccaggaccAGGTGTGCATCACCCGTGATGGGGCACAGGTGTGTGCCAGGAGGGAAGGCCACTGCAGGGTCACGCCTGGAGCCACCTTGGCCACCTTCGATGGTGCTGCCGGGCCCCTGCTGGCCAGTGGCACCTACAAGGTGTCAGCCCTCTGCGATGAGAATGCGCCTGACTGGTTCAAGGTGGTGATTGAGGTCAGCGACTGTCGCGACATGAATGTCCCCGCAGCCACGGCTACCATCGTCTTCGTCCGCGAGGGCGTTGTCAGCGTCAACAGCGACATGGAGGTGTGG GTCAATGGCCTCTTCACCCGGCCCCCCACCACCATCTCTGACTCCATCTTTGTGGCATCTTCCCCTGAGAATGTCACCATCACCCACTGGTCTGGGATGTCCATCGCCATCACCCGGAATGGGGAAGCGACCATCACCGTGACCTCAGCCCTGGCCTCTCGTCTTTGTGCCCCCTGTGGGAATTTCAACGGAAGCCCCAGAGATGACCTGAAGCTTCCAGATGGACGTGATGCCCAGAATGTTGGAGAAGTGGTGGACATGTGGAAATCCCGAGATTTTGCTGGATG caACATCTACCACCAGATCCGTCAGGAAGTTGACGCTCCTATCTATCCCATCCCATAG
- the LOC101811034 gene encoding IgGFc-binding protein-like isoform X1: MDGSLEKADVLRWFWTVMFWALLHASSITSETSPLHLGDEFLVAFLQNGDQRTLRSDFRLLLLTGPSPSTTATISMKRPGLRMTVQAAANQPVLVKIPPQAEMVGSQIFENAVVVKTTAAVTAVMVNDKPTAADSAVIIPVHRWGTEYHVVTPNPGPTRNAQFVVAAWDQPTSVNIHLNADVTFRGRLHRRGSTLTIPLEPFQAAQIQSAADLSGTRVVAQKPVAVFSGHTCVGRLSRCDHVVEQLHPITQWGKSFLVPPVPFQGQSNLIYITAAQPTRVTGHGEATKTTREIQPNHSLLYGTQSPQGLFITSEAGVQVFLLGSGGNSGAVNFEPFFVSIPDTTSYCNSYSVVALEGYDNRILLVAKTAEASGILLNQRPLGSVAWEKIPGTEYSWVGINLGSGFGIHRVEHETAAFGVWNVGMGQGKRYGAEGACNSDPCQQVQCRPKESCHLDKGAPTCRHDYLGTCTGSPSLKYHTFDGTSVSPRGGCRYTLARYCGADPTLEPFTVEEQRSQDHSKKPLANVYVYAYNVSIRAGEDQAVQVNNQPTNIPATLKDGKVQIFQNEGRTILQTDFGLQVTYDEDQVIMVAVPSSYFGASCGLCGNFNEDTDDEAMVPDGIPGEGGEDWAESWRDPSCQEDCGDQETAQGTEGCGIKATNNPSTTASACFHNNRSYKLHEEFWEDGSCQKRCRCEGSGTVTCKPGGCRSHEKCVTANGITRCTPNKHYTCIGTGDPHYTTFDGLRFDFQGSCIYQFAALCTPKPALVPFNVTVENNHRGSRAVSFTKTVNLEVYGSVISMSQEHPRKVKVDGAFVSLPFTHPHFSVFYRGVHGFVTTDFGVTVTFDWYSYARVLLPTTYHGAVCGLCGNANGDPDDDFVTPGGHRASHETQLGDSWKVGDVPGCSAGCGAECPVCDAVKVQPYRGDRYCGVIARADGPFRECHRAINPEPFLQDCAFDACHYKGHRDTVCQGVAAYVTACQNHGVAVETWRTAEFCTLSCPPHSHYELCGSPCQPTCHTPSVPTSCPASPCSEGCFCDTGYILSGSDCVPESECGCEYHGRYYQKSTEFYPSCRERCRCGADGTVTCQEAFCGAHEECRVEDGVLGCHPTGYGRLVVSGDPHYVTFDGRTFNVPGSCTYILARVCEPARRLVNFTVLVEHEAGSHGDPVLMKRVVVSIHGYTVTMERGRRWEVTVDLERYTLPLVTEDKNLRIGQEGNNIILHTAAGVRVLYNTATFLLITVPDVYRGRLCGLGGDYDGDPSDDFRLPSGALAGTTQEFVTSWKFPEKNRACSDGCDDGTCSRCDVANEEAYSRNGSCGIIRDAAGPFRECHPRVSPVEYFTHCVHDVCAASGDRAALCHALQAYAAACQAAGTTIRAWRTKEFCPLSCPPNSHYELCTRTCDLTCAALVGPAPCTWGCFEGCQCDEGFVFDGDTCVSPERCGCLHRGRYLKIHETVTFNNCSKECHCHPSRGLVCRDTQCPQDQVCITRDGAQVCARREGHCRVTPGATLATFDGAAGPLLASGTYKVSALCDENAPDWFKVVIEVSDCRDMNVPAATATIVFVREGVVSVNSDMEVWVNGLFTRPPTTISDSIFVASSPENVTITHWSGMSIAITRNGEATITVTSALASRLCAPCGNFNGSPRDDLKLPDGRDAQNVGEVVDMWKSRDFAGWVVWRRMETRHGIQRKGVEN; this comes from the exons ATGGATGGCAGCTTGGAAAAAGCAGATGTCCTGAGATGGTTCTGGACTGTTATGTTCTGGG ctctcctccatGCCTCCAGCATTACCTCTGAGACGTCACCACTTCACCTGGGGGATGAGTTCCTGGTGGCCTTCCTGCAGAATGGTGACCAGCGCACTCTTCGCAGCGACTtccgcctcctcctcctcactggcCCCTCCCCATCCACCACCGCCACCATCTCCATGAAGAGACCTGGATTACGGATGACAGTCCAGGCAGCTGCCAACCAACCAGTCCTGGTGAAGATCCCACCCCAAGCCGAGATGGTGGGAAGCcaaatttttgaaaatgctgtGGTGGTGAAAACCACTGCCGCCGTCACTGCAGTGATGGTCAACGACAAACCCACGGCAGCTGATTCCGCTGTCATTATTCCAGTCCATAGGTGGGGGACGGAATACCACGTGGTCACCCCCAACCCTGGCCCCACCCGCAATGCACAATTTGTGGTGGCTGCTTGGGATCAACCCACCTCAGTCAACATTCACCTCAACGCTGACGTCACCTTCCGTGGACGGCTGCACCGGCGTGGCTCCACCCTCACCATTCCGCTGGAGCCGTTCCAAGCAGCACAGATCCAGAGCGCAGCCGATCTTTCGGGAACACGGGTGGTGGCACAGAAACCGGTGGCTGTCTTCAGCGGTCACACCTGTGTGGGCAGGTTGAGCCGCTGTGATCACGTGGTGGAACAGCTCCACCCCATCACCCAGTGGGGAAAATCCTTCCTTGTGCCGCCAGTGCCCTTCCAAGGACAATCCAACCTCATCTACATCACCGCTGCCCAACCAACTCGTGTCACAGGCCATGGTGAAGCCACCAAGACCACGCGTGAGATACAACCCAACCACTCGCTGCTCTATGGCACCCAATCCCCGCAGGGCCTTTTCATCACTTCAGAGGCTGGCGTCCAGGTTTTCCTGTTGGGCAGTGGCGGGAACAGCGGTGCGGTGAACTTTGAGCCGTTTTTTGTCAGCATCCCAGACACAACCAGCTACTGCAACTCCTACAGCGTCGTTGCGCTGGAGGGATACGACAACCGCATCCTGCTGGTGGCCAAGACAGCAGAAGCTTCTGGGATACTGCTGAACCAGAGGCCGTTAGGGAGTGTGGCATGGGAGAAGATCCCTGGGACAGAATATTCATGGGTTGGGATAAATTTGGGAAGCGGATTTGGAATCCATCGTGTGGAGCATGAGACAGCAGCATTTGGGGTGTGGAACGttgggatgggacaggggaagCGCtatggagcagagggagcttGCAACAGTG ACCCGTGCCAGCAGGTGCAGTGCCGCCCTAAGGAGAGCTGTCACCTGGACAAAGGCGCGCCCACCTGCCGCCACGACTACCTAGGCACCTGCACAGGCTCTCCATCCCTGAAGTACCACACCTTTGATGGGACCTCCGTGTCCCCCCGCGGTGGCTGCAGGTATACCCTGGCCAGGTACTGTGGGGCTGACCCCACCCTGGAGCCTTTCACCGTGGAGGAGCAGCGGAGCCAGGATCACTCCAAGAAGCCGTTGGCCAATGTCTACGTCTACGCCTACAACGTCTCCATCCGCGCCGGTGAGGACCAGGCTGTCCAG GTTAACAACCAACCCACCAACATTCCTGCCACCCTGAAAGATGGAAAAGTCCAGATTTTCCAAAATGAGGGTCGGACCATCCTCCAGACGGATTTTGGGCTTCAGGTGACCTATGATGAGGACCAGGTTATAAtggtggcagtgcccagcagctaTTTTGGGGCCAGCTGTGGCCTCTGTGGCAACTTCAATGAGGATACAGATGATGAAGCCATGGTTCCCGATGGTATTCCTGGTGAAGGTGGTGAGGATTGGGCAGAAAGCTGGAGAGATCCCTCATGCCAGGAAGATTGTGGAGACCAAGAGactgcacagggcacagaggggtGTG GCATCAAGGCAACTAACAATCCCAGCACCACAGCCTCTGCTTGTTTCCACAACAATCGCTCCTACAAGCTTCATGAGGAATTTTGGGAAGATGGGAGCTGCCAGAAGCGGTGCCGCTGTGAGGGTTCAGGGACAGTGACTTGTAAGCCAGGGGGATGTAGATCCCACGAGAAGTGTGTCACGGCTAATGGCATCACCAGGTGTACACCCAACAAGCACTACACCTGCATCGGGACAGGTGACCCACACTACACCACCTTTGACGGGCTGAGGTTTGACTTCCAAGGCTCCTGCATCTACCAGTTCGCTGCTCTCTGCACCCCCAAGCCCGCCCTGGTCCCCTTCAATGTCACCGTGGAAAACAACCACCGCGGCAGCCGTGCCGTGTCCTTCACCAAGACTGTCAACCTGGAGGTCTATGGCAGCGTCATCAGCATGAGCCAGGAGCACCCACGCAAGGTCAAG gTGGACGGTGCCTTTGTGTCCCTTCCCTTCACCCACCCccacttttctgtgttttaccGTGGTGTCCATGGCTTTGTCACCACCGACTttggtgtcactgtcacctttGACTGGTACAGCTACGCCCGTGTCCTCCTTCCCACCACCTACCACGGTGCCGTTTGTGGCCTCTGCGGCAACGCCAATGGTGACCCCGACGATGACTTTGTCACCCCTGGTGGCCACCGCGCCTCCCATGAGACCCAGCTGGGTGACAGCTGGAAAGTGGGGGATGTCCCCGGGTGCTCGGCTGGTTGTGGCGCAGAGTGCCCGGTGTGCGACGCGGTCAAGGTGCAGCCATACCGTGGGGACAGGTACTGTGGGGTTATCGCCCGAGCAGACGGACCCTTCCGAGAGTGTCACCGTGCCATCAACCCGGAGCCGTTCCTGCAGGACTGTGCTTTCGACGCCTGTCACTACAAGGGGCACCGTGACACGGTGTGTCAGGGTGTCGCTGCCTATGTCACTGCCTGCCAGAATCATGGGGTGGCCGTGGAGACGTGGAGAACAGCAGAGTTCTGCA CTCTTTCCTGCCCCCCTCACTCCCACTATGAACTCTGTGGGAGCCCATGCCAGCCCACCTGCCACACTCCCTCCGTCCCCACCTCCTGTCCTGCATCTCCTTGCTCCGAGGGCTGTTTCTGCGACACGGGATATATCCTCAGTGGTTCCGACTGCGTCCCCGAGTCTGAGTGTGGCTGTGAGTACCATGGTCGCTACTACCAGAAGAGCACAGAGTTTTACCCCTCGTGCCGAGAACGCTGCCGCTGCGGTGCTGATGGCACAGTGACCTGCCAGGAGGCGTTCTGTGGCGCCCACGAGGAGTGCCGAGTGGAAGATGGGGTGTTGGGATGTCACCCCACTGGTTATGGTCGGTTGGTTGTGTCAGGAGACCCCCACTATGTCACCTTTGATGGACGCACCTTCAACGTCCCGGGATCCTGCACCTACATCCTGGCACGAGTTTGTGAGCCGGCAAGACGGTTGGTCAACTTCACGGTGTTGGTGGAGCATGAGGCAGGCAGTCACGGTGACCCAGTGCTGATGAAGAGGGTGGTGGTATCCATCCACGGGTACACGGTCACCATGGAGCGGGGACGGAGGTGGGAGGTGACG GTGGACTTGGAGCGCTACACCCTCCCACTGGTGACAGAGGACAAGAACCTCCGCATTGGCCAAGAGGGGAATAACATCATCCTCCACACTGCTGCAGGAGTCCGCGTCCTCTACAACACAGCCACCTTCCTGCTCATCACTGTCCCTGACGTCTACCGCGGCCGGCTGTGCGGCTTGGGCGGTGACTATGACGGGGACCCCAGCGATGACTTCCGTCTGCCCAGTGGGGCACTGGCAGGAACTACCCAGGAATTTGTCACCTCTTGGAAGTTTCCAGAGAAGAACAGAGCATGCAGTGACGGCTGCGACGACGGCACGTGCAGCAGGTGTGATGTTGCCAACGAGGAGGCATACAGCAGGAACGGATCCTGCGGGATCATCCGTGACGCAGCAGGGCCATTCCGGGAGTGCCACCCGCGCGTCAGCCCTGTGGAATATTTCACCCACTGCGTCCATGACGTTTGTGCTGCCAGTGGGGACCGCGCTGCTTTGTGCCACGCGCTGCAGGCCTACGCCGCCGCTTGCCAAGCCGCTGGCACAACCATCAGAGCATGGAGGACAAAGGAGTTCTGCC ccctgtcctgccccccaAACAGCCACTACGAGCTCTGCACTCGCACCTGTGACCTCACCTGTGCCGCCCTCGTGGGCCCCGCCCCCTGCACCTGGGGGTGCTTTGAGGGGTGTCAGTGTGACGAGGGGTTTGTCTTCGACGGGGACACCTGCGTGTCACCTGAGCGCTGCGGCTGCCTCCACAGGGGACGATACCTCAAG ATACATGAGACTGTCACCTTCAACAACTGCTCCAAGGAATGCCACTGTCACCCATCACGGGGACTGGTGTGCCGGGACAcacagtgtccccaggaccAGGTGTGCATCACCCGTGATGGGGCACAGGTGTGTGCCAGGAGGGAAGGCCACTGCAGGGTCACGCCTGGAGCCACCTTGGCCACCTTCGATGGTGCTGCCGGGCCCCTGCTGGCCAGTGGCACCTACAAGGTGTCAGCCCTCTGCGATGAGAATGCGCCTGACTGGTTCAAGGTGGTGATTGAGGTCAGCGACTGTCGCGACATGAATGTCCCCGCAGCCACGGCTACCATCGTCTTCGTCCGCGAGGGCGTTGTCAGCGTCAACAGCGACATGGAGGTGTGG GTCAATGGCCTCTTCACCCGGCCCCCCACCACCATCTCTGACTCCATCTTTGTGGCATCTTCCCCTGAGAATGTCACCATCACCCACTGGTCTGGGATGTCCATCGCCATCACCCGGAATGGGGAAGCGACCATCACCGTGACCTCAGCCCTGGCCTCTCGTCTTTGTGCCCCCTGTGGGAATTTCAACGGAAGCCCCAGAGATGACCTGAAGCTTCCAGATGGACGTGATGCCCAGAATGTTGGAGAAGTGGTGGACATGTGGAAATCCCGAGATTTTGCTGGATG GGTTGTGTGGAGGAGGATGGAAACGAGACATGGAATACAGAGGAAAGGTGTGGAGAACTAA